From the Pseudomonas baltica genome, one window contains:
- a CDS encoding LLM class flavin-dependent oxidoreductase, with translation MMHLALYLEAGTHQGGWRHPDSAASGGVDWRLYKKIARRAEAACLDMLFVADKLSIDDNYGGHFSETVKYRPVARPEPLTLLAALAAVTDQIGIGGTVSSSYSAPYTAARMLANIDHISGGRAAWNVVTSVSDGEARNHGRTEHFAHGERYGRASEFIEVVQKLWDSWGDDALVKNTREGLYADPAKFHYVDHHGEHFDVRGPINIPRPPQGQPVLIQAGVSQAFIDLAAQHAEVVFVVQATLERARDFYRMIKDKAIAYGRDPDAIKVLPGIVPVVGRDAEDARAKDALLKALIRPEAGLSFMSASMNFDLAQYPQDALLPDISEQITGSKGRFQYVIEQAVERGMTVGEVGKWYAESLSFFSPVGSPQQVADQLIEWYQAGACDGFVILPPYLEEEDDLFLGQVVPRLQDAGVFRRAYPGTTLRDTLGLARPASRYP, from the coding sequence ATGATGCACCTGGCCCTGTATCTTGAAGCCGGTACCCATCAGGGCGGCTGGCGCCATCCCGACTCCGCCGCCAGTGGCGGTGTCGACTGGCGCCTCTACAAGAAAATCGCCCGGCGCGCCGAAGCCGCTTGCCTGGACATGCTGTTCGTGGCTGACAAGCTGTCGATCGACGACAACTACGGCGGGCACTTCTCGGAGACGGTCAAATACCGCCCGGTAGCGCGCCCCGAGCCACTGACGCTGTTGGCGGCACTGGCGGCGGTCACTGACCAGATCGGCATCGGCGGCACCGTGTCGTCGTCCTACTCGGCGCCGTACACGGCCGCGCGCATGCTCGCCAATATCGATCACATCAGCGGCGGTCGCGCGGCCTGGAACGTGGTCACCTCGGTCAGCGATGGCGAGGCGCGCAACCATGGTCGCACCGAGCATTTTGCTCATGGCGAGCGCTATGGACGTGCAAGCGAGTTCATCGAAGTGGTGCAAAAACTCTGGGACAGCTGGGGTGACGACGCGTTGGTCAAGAACACCCGCGAGGGGCTCTACGCCGACCCTGCCAAGTTCCACTATGTCGACCATCACGGCGAGCATTTCGATGTGCGCGGCCCGATCAACATCCCGCGTCCGCCCCAGGGCCAACCGGTACTGATCCAGGCGGGTGTGTCGCAGGCCTTTATCGACCTGGCCGCGCAACACGCCGAAGTGGTGTTCGTGGTCCAGGCGACGTTGGAGCGCGCCCGGGATTTCTACCGAATGATCAAGGACAAGGCCATCGCCTATGGCCGCGATCCGGACGCCATCAAGGTGCTGCCGGGGATCGTCCCGGTGGTCGGCCGCGATGCCGAGGATGCGCGAGCGAAGGATGCCTTGCTCAAGGCTCTGATCCGTCCTGAAGCCGGCCTGAGCTTTATGTCGGCGAGCATGAACTTCGACCTCGCGCAGTATCCTCAAGATGCCTTGCTGCCGGACATCAGCGAGCAGATCACCGGCAGCAAAGGGCGCTTTCAGTACGTGATCGAGCAAGCGGTGGAGCGTGGCATGACGGTGGGCGAGGTGGGCAAGTGGTATGCCGAAAGCCTGTCGTTCTTCTCGCCGGTCGGCTCACCGCAGCAGGTGGCCGATCAGTTGATCGAGTGGTACCAGGCAGGGGCATGCGACGGCTTTGTGATCCTGCCGCCGTATCTGGAGGAAGAGGACGATCTGTTTCTCGGCCAGGTGGTGCCACGCTTGCAGGACGCCGGGGTGTTCCGTCGTGCATACCCAGGCACGACGCTGCGCGATACCCTTGGATTGGCCCGGCCTGCGAGCCGATATCCCTAG
- a CDS encoding sugar phosphate isomerase/epimerase family protein: MSVGIVTWTLGISAAAPVIAKAKALGMDSIQYAGDFRDGPPALLRELARAAGIGIIAVDPFNAGPPEPAKATQDAAIAYYRQVVDFAAELGPVPVTLQGLSQWTLSCKDPTSARARLLACCKAVDAYAASRGVRTLYEVCNHYEVPLIHTAAQCRQLLAEMDSDNVRMILDSFHMNIDEPDPLQALREHGAFTAIYHISDSGRGGIGTGHIDFKAQHEALVEGGFSGAVATELVPEHLTPTQPPRTAADHQALEAQIRHSAEIWRSYVNAGPINE, encoded by the coding sequence ATGAGCGTCGGCATCGTCACCTGGACGCTGGGTATCAGCGCCGCCGCGCCAGTCATCGCCAAGGCCAAGGCGCTGGGCATGGACAGCATTCAATATGCGGGAGATTTTCGTGATGGGCCGCCCGCGCTGTTGCGTGAACTGGCCAGGGCGGCGGGTATCGGCATCATCGCCGTCGATCCGTTCAACGCCGGCCCGCCCGAGCCGGCGAAGGCCACCCAGGATGCAGCCATCGCCTATTACCGTCAGGTGGTGGATTTTGCTGCCGAGTTGGGTCCGGTGCCTGTGACCTTGCAGGGGCTGTCGCAATGGACGCTCAGCTGCAAGGACCCGACATCGGCCCGAGCGCGTCTGCTGGCTTGCTGCAAGGCCGTTGATGCCTATGCCGCCAGCCGCGGCGTGCGGACCCTGTACGAGGTGTGCAATCACTATGAAGTGCCGTTGATTCATACCGCCGCGCAGTGCCGACAGTTGCTGGCAGAGATGGACAGCGACAACGTGCGGATGATCCTCGACAGCTTTCACATGAACATCGACGAGCCCGACCCGCTGCAGGCTTTGCGCGAGCATGGGGCCTTCACGGCGATCTACCACATCTCCGATTCCGGGCGGGGTGGTATCGGCACCGGGCATATCGACTTCAAGGCCCAGCATGAGGCGCTGGTGGAGGGTGGGTTCAGTGGCGCAGTGGCGACCGAGTTGGTACCCGAGCATCTGACCCCCACCCAGCCGCCGAGGACCGCTGCCGATCATCAGGCACTGGAGGCGCAGATTCGTCATAGCGCCGAAATCTGGCGCAGTTATGTGAATGCTGGTCCCATTAATGAATAA
- a CDS encoding metallophosphoesterase family protein produces the protein MKVGIISDTHGLLRPEAIAALQGCEHIIHAGDIGSADILTQLASIAPLHVVRGNNDLAAPWATSIADHLRFDLGGWHTLLVHDIADVPALIDPAVGLPAVRLIVTGHSHKPLIEWRGQTLYLNPGSAGRRRFKLPVTLALLELTDEALEPQLVALLD, from the coding sequence ATGAAAGTCGGCATCATCTCCGATACCCATGGCCTGCTGCGCCCCGAAGCCATCGCCGCCTTGCAGGGCTGCGAGCACATCATTCACGCCGGTGACATCGGCAGCGCCGACATCCTCACTCAGTTGGCGAGTATCGCGCCGCTGCACGTGGTGCGCGGCAACAACGACCTCGCCGCGCCCTGGGCAACGTCCATCGCCGATCATCTGCGTTTCGACCTCGGCGGCTGGCACACCTTGCTGGTGCATGACATTGCCGACGTGCCCGCCTTGATCGATCCCGCCGTGGGGCTGCCCGCGGTACGCCTGATCGTCACCGGCCATTCGCACAAGCCGCTGATCGAATGGCGCGGGCAAACCCTCTATCTGAACCCCGGCAGTGCCGGGCGCCGGCGCTTCAAGCTGCCAGTGACCCTGGCGCTGCTGGAGCTGACCGACGAGGCACTTGAACCCCAATTGGTCGCCTTGCTGGACTGA
- a CDS encoding L-dopachrome tautomerase-related protein, with product MFNRRNFCQAAAVASGTLAMATSNLSRAGEAIVKVGQPLIEVARLDWVCNAVAQTADGRLFVGLPRWPGYENTPSIAEVLADGTLKPFPGGEWNRWAPGKPHGQALVNINTVHIFDDHTLWAVDMGEDAGPKGINPGQRILQFDTRDGKLLRSISLPESVLPAGGNLNDLRLDSEHAYLTDSGLGALVIINLRTGVSLRRLADHPSTKMNPERRPIGEHGRPLQTSDGSDTQVQSDPLEISPDGKWLYFQPMSGPLWRVPTDALRDTQMTDKALGDKVEFVYDTGPTTGTAIDSAGNLYFGENDKPRVTVLAPDGSLRVLVQDPLLWNPDALMITRQRELYIPVPQSARLAYNRGPNGKSTVDMPFKIYKVQLPAYLGTREDVPTVAGQSLVGAQS from the coding sequence ATGTTCAACCGACGCAATTTTTGCCAAGCCGCTGCCGTGGCGTCTGGCACCTTGGCGATGGCCACCAGCAACCTGAGCCGGGCTGGCGAGGCGATAGTCAAGGTCGGTCAGCCGCTGATCGAAGTGGCGCGCCTTGACTGGGTCTGCAACGCCGTTGCGCAAACCGCCGATGGCCGTCTGTTCGTCGGCCTGCCACGCTGGCCCGGCTACGAAAACACCCCCTCGATTGCCGAAGTCCTGGCCGATGGGACCCTCAAGCCGTTCCCGGGCGGCGAGTGGAATCGCTGGGCGCCGGGCAAGCCTCATGGCCAGGCGCTGGTCAATATCAATACCGTGCATATCTTCGACGACCACACCCTGTGGGCCGTCGACATGGGCGAAGACGCAGGCCCCAAGGGCATAAACCCCGGCCAGCGGATCCTGCAATTCGATACCCGCGACGGCAAGCTGCTGCGTTCGATCAGCCTGCCTGAAAGCGTGCTGCCGGCGGGCGGCAATCTCAACGACCTGCGCCTGGACAGCGAGCATGCTTACCTGACCGACTCCGGCCTGGGCGCGCTTGTCATCATCAACCTGCGCACCGGCGTATCGCTGCGACGCCTGGCGGATCACCCGTCGACCAAGATGAACCCGGAGCGCCGGCCCATCGGTGAGCACGGACGGCCCTTGCAGACATCCGACGGCAGTGACACCCAGGTGCAAAGCGACCCGCTGGAGATCAGCCCGGACGGCAAATGGCTGTATTTCCAGCCCATGAGCGGACCGCTGTGGCGCGTGCCGACCGACGCGTTGCGCGATACCCAGATGACGGACAAGGCGCTAGGCGACAAGGTCGAGTTCGTCTACGACACCGGGCCCACCACCGGCACCGCGATCGACAGCGCCGGCAACCTGTACTTCGGTGAAAACGACAAGCCGCGGGTCACGGTACTGGCGCCCGATGGCAGCCTGCGCGTGCTGGTGCAGGACCCGTTGCTGTGGAACCCGGACGCCCTGATGATCACTCGCCAGCGCGAGCTGTATATCCCGGTGCCGCAAAGCGCGCGTCTGGCGTACAACCGCGGACCCAACGGCAAGAGCACGGTGGACATGCCGTTCAAGATCTACAAGGTGCAGTTGCCAGCGTATCTGGGCACCCGCGAGGACGTGCCGACGGTGGCAGGGCAATCCCTGGTGGGGGCGCAGTCATGA
- a CDS encoding aliphatic sulfonate ABC transporter substrate-binding protein, which yields MKHKLILGLALALAVSGVARADIDVGDQRGNARAVMEAAGVLQGVGYKIEWHEFANAAPVLEALNSNHLDAGLLGDAPLTFAAASGVKAKAIFASGYLGNGLIVGKDSSVHSVADLKAKKIATVKGSSGHALALQALADAGLGEQDVHFVFTTPAEATLALSSGAVDAVATWEPYISFAVEQSQVRIIADGKTYPSLNYLVASDQAIATKHAELQDFAQRLAKARQWGADHPQPYATVIAQLLRLPDAVAQAKVEREVNLPLTDVASIRNRQQDTIDLYVKTGLIKQRLDAATLVDSSFFTAPVTAANEARKP from the coding sequence ATGAAACACAAACTGATCCTCGGACTTGCACTGGCACTGGCCGTCAGCGGTGTGGCGCGGGCGGACATCGATGTCGGCGATCAGCGCGGCAATGCCCGCGCCGTCATGGAAGCCGCCGGGGTGTTGCAGGGCGTTGGCTACAAGATCGAATGGCACGAATTCGCCAACGCCGCGCCGGTGCTCGAAGCCTTGAACTCCAATCACCTGGATGCCGGCCTGCTGGGCGATGCACCGCTGACCTTTGCCGCCGCTTCGGGGGTCAAGGCCAAAGCCATTTTTGCCTCGGGCTACCTGGGCAACGGCTTGATCGTCGGCAAGGATTCAAGTGTGCACAGCGTCGCCGACCTCAAGGCGAAAAAGATCGCCACCGTCAAAGGCTCCTCCGGGCATGCCCTGGCACTGCAAGCATTGGCCGACGCCGGCCTTGGCGAGCAGGACGTGCATTTCGTCTTCACCACGCCCGCCGAGGCGACCCTGGCCCTGAGCAGCGGCGCGGTGGACGCGGTCGCCACCTGGGAGCCCTACATTTCCTTCGCCGTCGAGCAATCCCAGGTGCGGATCATCGCCGATGGCAAGACGTACCCGTCCCTCAACTACCTGGTGGCCTCCGATCAGGCCATTGCCACCAAGCATGCCGAGCTGCAGGACTTCGCCCAGCGCCTGGCCAAGGCGCGGCAGTGGGGCGCCGATCATCCCCAGCCCTACGCGACGGTGATCGCGCAGCTGTTGCGCTTGCCGGATGCGGTGGCGCAGGCCAAGGTCGAGCGCGAGGTCAACCTGCCGTTGACTGACGTAGCGTCGATTCGCAACCGCCAGCAGGACACCATCGACCTGTACGTGAAAACCGGCCTGATCAAACAGCGCCTCGACGCCGCTACCCTGGTCGATAGCAGCTTCTTCACCGCACCGGTCACGGCCGCCAACGAGGCACGCAAACCATGA
- a CDS encoding L-dopachrome tautomerase-related protein: MFNRRNFCQASVLACGAFAVASSHLANAAAVMAKVGQPLTEVAHLDWLCNAVGLTSTGRLFVGLPRWPGFENTPSIAEVLPNGTLKPFPGGDWNEWEPGKPNAKALVKINTIHIFDDDTLWAIDQGEDAGPHGINLGQKILQFDTRNGKLLRSITLAPAVLPAGANLNDLRLDSGHAYLTDSGLGAIIVVNLATGVSVRRLADHPSTKMSPERRPIGEEGRPLQMPDGSDHQVHSDPIEISPDGKWLYYQPLSGPLWRVPTEALRDTQMSEKALGDTVEFVYDTGPLTGTAIDSAGNLYLAEYDRPRITVLSPDGSLRVVAEDPKLWNPDAMIISNTRELYIPVPQSARMAANRGPGGVDGLVRPFKIYKLQLPALYGNRETVPALVGKPLA; this comes from the coding sequence ATGTTCAACCGACGCAATTTTTGCCAGGCGTCCGTCCTGGCTTGCGGCGCCTTCGCGGTCGCCTCCAGCCATCTGGCCAACGCCGCCGCCGTCATGGCCAAGGTCGGCCAGCCGCTGACCGAAGTCGCCCATCTTGACTGGCTCTGCAACGCCGTCGGCCTGACCTCCACCGGTCGGCTGTTCGTCGGCCTGCCACGCTGGCCCGGCTTCGAAAATACCCCCTCCATCGCCGAAGTGCTGCCCAATGGCACGCTCAAGCCGTTTCCGGGCGGCGACTGGAACGAGTGGGAACCGGGCAAGCCGAACGCCAAGGCGCTGGTCAAGATCAACACCATCCACATCTTCGACGACGACACCCTGTGGGCCATCGACCAAGGCGAGGATGCCGGCCCGCACGGCATCAACCTCGGGCAGAAGATCCTGCAGTTCGACACCCGCAACGGCAAGCTGCTGCGCTCGATCACGTTGGCGCCCGCCGTGCTGCCGGCCGGTGCCAACCTCAACGACCTGCGCCTGGACAGCGGTCATGCCTACCTGACCGATTCCGGCCTGGGCGCGATCATCGTCGTCAACCTCGCCACCGGTGTGTCGGTGCGCCGCCTGGCCGATCATCCATCGACCAAGATGAGCCCCGAGCGCCGGCCGATAGGCGAGGAGGGCCGCCCACTGCAGATGCCCGATGGCAGCGACCACCAGGTGCACTCGGATCCGATCGAGATCAGCCCGGACGGCAAATGGCTGTACTACCAGCCACTCAGCGGACCGCTCTGGCGCGTGCCGACCGAAGCGTTGCGCGACACCCAGATGAGCGAAAAAGCCCTGGGCGACACGGTCGAGTTCGTCTACGACACCGGGCCGCTGACCGGCACTGCCATCGACAGCGCCGGTAACCTGTATCTGGCCGAATACGACCGGCCGCGGATCACCGTGCTGTCGCCGGATGGCAGCCTGCGGGTGGTGGCCGAGGATCCGAAACTGTGGAACCCGGATGCGATGATCATCTCCAACACCCGCGAGCTGTACATCCCGGTGCCGCAGAGTGCGCGCATGGCGGCCAACCGCGGGCCGGGTGGCGTCGACGGGCTGGTGCGGCCGTTCAAGATCTACAAGCTGCAGTTGCCGGCGTTGTATGGCAATCGTGAGACGGTGCCTGCGCTGGTTGGCAAGCCGCTGGCGTAA